A part of Campylobacter ureolyticus ACS-301-V-Sch3b genomic DNA contains:
- a CDS encoding molecular chaperone, giving the protein MENEILDARIFYYSLFSKFFVFSYESDRFEGVKEALNLLLNYAIDEKSAISLKNLAENFDEELLITEYDDIFHSPPSPVRTTVSYYNEGYESSLSCLEIKKILAKTKFRRDSVKFIENEDNFGFLFVLMSEFIKFGKSEDKNYLEYAKEIFTKFLNPFIDEFMSAIYIHRSSNYYKDVVNLLMSFVELERVFYGTSKPILHKEIKVKNNLSRSEKIRREVNKLKRSRGSRDGF; this is encoded by the coding sequence ATGGAAAATGAAATTTTGGATGCAAGAATTTTTTATTATTCGTTATTTTCCAAATTTTTCGTTTTTAGTTATGAGAGCGATAGATTTGAAGGTGTAAAAGAGGCTTTAAATTTGCTTTTAAATTATGCTATTGATGAAAAAAGTGCAATTTCACTTAAAAATTTGGCAGAAAATTTTGATGAAGAGCTTTTAATAACTGAGTATGATGATATTTTTCACTCACCTCCAAGTCCTGTAAGAACTACAGTAAGCTATTATAATGAGGGTTATGAAAGTTCACTTAGTTGTTTAGAGATAAAAAAAATATTAGCTAAAACCAAATTTAGAAGAGATAGCGTTAAATTTATTGAAAATGAGGATAATTTTGGGTTTTTATTTGTTTTAATGAGTGAGTTTATAAAATTTGGAAAATCAGAAGATAAAAATTATTTAGAATATGCAAAAGAAATTTTTACCAAATTTTTAAATCCTTTCATTGATGAGTTTATGAGTGCTATTTATATTCATAGAAGTTCAAATTATTATAAAGATGTTGTAAATTTACTTATGAGTTTTGTTGAGCTTGAAAGAGTTTTTTACGGTACTTCAAAGCCAATCTTACATAAGGAGATAAAAGTTAAAAACAATCTTTCAAGATCTGAAAAAATAAGACGAGAAGTCAATAAGTTAAAAAGAAGTAGAGGTAGTAGAGATGGATTCTAA
- a CDS encoding molybdopterin synthase catalytic subunit, with protein MKKIEIYKGGLDTNALYKKWYDEIKDKNLGAFITFSGIIRDDDNVEALSFDIYEALLQNWFNNWQERLKNDGVKLFFAHSFDDVKVGESSYFTAVASKQRKLALKLINDFVEDFKANAPIWKYDVKNGERIYAKNRSFKLAGAGLLKE; from the coding sequence ATGAAAAAAATAGAAATTTATAAAGGCGGGCTTGATACAAACGCTCTTTATAAAAAATGGTACGATGAAATAAAAGATAAAAATCTAGGTGCTTTTATAACTTTTAGTGGAATTATTAGAGATGATGATAATGTCGAAGCACTTAGCTTTGATATTTATGAAGCACTTTTACAAAATTGGTTTAACAATTGGCAAGAAAGATTAAAAAATGATGGCGTAAAACTTTTTTTTGCTCACTCTTTTGATGATGTAAAAGTTGGCGAAAGCTCATATTTTACAGCAGTAGCATCAAAACAAAGAAAACTTGCTTTAAAACTTATTAATGATTTTGTCGAAGACTTTAAGGCAAATGCCCCTATTTGGAAATATGATGTTAAAAATGGTGAGCGAATTTATGCTAAAAATCGCTCTTTTAAACTAGCTGGTGCGGGGCTTTTAAAGGAATAA
- a CDS encoding twin-arginine translocation signal domain-containing protein: MDSKRRDFLKKSAISAAVGVGAVGALEAREPSKKIKNSSGKKPEILYQETKSWEIFYKNSK; encoded by the coding sequence ATGGATTCTAAAAGAAGAGATTTTTTAAAAAAATCAGCTATTAGTGCAGCTGTTGGAGTTGGCGCAGTTGGCGCTTTAGAGGCTAGAGAGCCAAGTAAAAAGATAAAAAATAGTAGTGGTAAAAAACCTGAAATTTTATACCAAGAAACCAAAAGTTGGGAAATTTTTTATAAAAATTCAAAATAA
- the selD gene encoding selenide, water dikinase SelD translates to MKYRNFNLTKFVKAAGUAAKIDPAGLNKSLDGIVEKSKFLLSNTTNNEDASVFKLTDDIAIVQTLDFITPVVDDPFVFGQIAAANSLSDVFAMGAKPLNALNIVGFDSCHFSSEILAEILAGGKSKVVECGAEIVGGHSIETPEMYYGLSVTGKVHPNKFWSNNTSKIGDLLILTKPLGMGILSTAIKGDMLSLDEIKEAIFHMTQLNFYALAALKGLKVNACTDVTGFGLLGHASEMLNDEISISFYKDKIPILNEAVKCANLGLIPGGAYRNLEFVKKFTNTKPDIVLCDPQTSGGLLIAVSQKDAKTALTNLKNAGYENSQIIGEAVPKKEFDIYI, encoded by the coding sequence TTGAAATATAGAAATTTTAATTTGACAAAATTTGTAAAAGCTGCTGGTTGAGCCGCTAAAATAGACCCGGCGGGTCTTAACAAAAGTTTAGATGGCATAGTGGAAAAAAGCAAGTTTTTACTATCAAATACGACAAATAATGAAGATGCGAGTGTTTTTAAACTAACAGATGATATAGCCATTGTCCAAACGCTTGATTTTATAACGCCTGTTGTTGATGATCCATTTGTTTTTGGGCAAATAGCAGCTGCAAATTCTTTAAGTGATGTTTTTGCTATGGGAGCAAAGCCACTAAATGCGCTAAATATAGTCGGTTTTGATAGCTGTCATTTCTCAAGCGAGATTTTAGCTGAAATTTTAGCTGGTGGAAAAAGTAAAGTCGTTGAGTGCGGCGCAGAGATTGTTGGTGGTCATAGTATAGAAACACCTGAGATGTATTATGGCTTAAGTGTTACTGGCAAGGTCCATCCAAATAAATTTTGGAGCAATAATACCTCTAAAATAGGAGATTTGCTAATCTTAACTAAGCCTCTTGGAATGGGTATTTTGAGCACTGCAATTAAGGGTGATATGTTAAGTTTAGATGAGATAAAAGAGGCTATTTTTCACATGACTCAGCTAAATTTTTATGCGCTAGCTGCTCTAAAAGGCTTAAAAGTAAATGCTTGCACTGATGTTACTGGTTTTGGACTTTTAGGACATGCAAGCGAGATGCTTAATGATGAGATTTCCATTTCATTTTATAAAGATAAAATTCCTATCTTAAACGAAGCTGTAAAGTGTGCAAATTTAGGTTTAATTCCTGGTGGGGCTTATAGAAATTTAGAGTTTGTCAAGAAATTTACAAATACTAAGCCTGATATAGTGCTTTGCGATCCACAAACAAGTGGCGGGCTTTTAATAGCAGTTAGCCAAAAAGATGCTAAAACAGCTTTAACAAATTTAAAAAACGCAGGTTATGAAAACTCTCAAATCATTGGTGAAGCAGTCCCTAAAAAAGAGTTTGATATATATATTTAA
- the nspC gene encoding carboxynorspermidine decarboxylase: MNINDIKTPAYVCYLPKLINNLEILKSVGDESGAKVLCALKGFAFSLAMPYVDKYLWGATCSGLHEAKFAKEFIKNGEIHTYSPAFKDEDFDEIMQISNHIVFNSPNQISKFKQMALDKGIECGLRINPESSFSPKDIYNPCAKFSRLGTTKANLLKALKEDKSLLDGIGGLHFHALCEESSQSLKKVLDKFKADFGEFIHGVKWVNFGGGHHITKKGYDIKLLINLIKEFRDEFGVDVYLEPGEAVGWECGDLISSVLDIVENEKNIVILDTSAEAHMPDTVLMPYRPAVVGEKKSGKFEYRFGGNTCLAGDIVGLEEGDADYRFDKPLKVGDRIIFKDQIHYTIVKNTTFNGIKLPDLVLVDENADVIKKIEFGYEEYRRRN, from the coding sequence ATGAACATTAACGATATCAAAACACCAGCTTATGTCTGCTATCTTCCAAAACTCATTAATAATTTAGAAATTTTAAAAAGTGTTGGTGATGAGAGTGGGGCAAAAGTGCTTTGTGCATTAAAAGGTTTTGCCTTTAGTCTAGCAATGCCCTATGTTGATAAGTACCTTTGGGGAGCAACTTGCAGCGGACTACATGAGGCTAAATTTGCAAAAGAGTTTATAAAAAATGGCGAAATTCACACCTATTCACCAGCTTTTAAAGATGAAGATTTTGATGAGATTATGCAAATTTCAAATCATATTGTCTTTAACAGCCCAAATCAAATTTCAAAATTTAAACAAATGGCACTTGATAAAGGCATAGAGTGTGGTCTTAGGATAAATCCAGAAAGCTCTTTTTCGCCAAAAGATATTTACAATCCTTGCGCTAAATTTAGCCGTCTTGGAACAACAAAGGCAAATTTACTAAAAGCTCTAAAAGAGGATAAGAGTTTGCTTGATGGCATTGGCGGACTTCATTTTCACGCACTTTGTGAAGAAAGTAGTCAGAGTCTAAAAAAAGTTTTGGATAAGTTTAAAGCTGATTTTGGCGAGTTTATCCATGGGGTAAAATGGGTAAATTTCGGCGGTGGACATCACATAACTAAAAAAGGTTATGATATAAAACTTCTTATAAATTTGATAAAAGAGTTTAGGGATGAGTTTGGAGTTGATGTTTATTTAGAGCCAGGCGAGGCTGTTGGCTGGGAGTGTGGGGATTTGATAAGTTCTGTTTTAGACATCGTTGAAAATGAGAAAAATATCGTTATTTTGGATACTTCAGCTGAAGCTCACATGCCAGATACCGTGCTTATGCCTTACCGCCCAGCTGTTGTGGGTGAGAAAAAAAGTGGTAAGTTTGAGTATAGATTTGGTGGAAATACTTGCCTAGCAGGAGATATTGTAGGGCTTGAAGAAGGAGATGCTGATTATAGGTTTGACAAGCCTTTAAAAGTTGGCGATAGGATTATATTTAAAGATCAAATTCACTACACCATTGTAAAAAACACAACATTTAATGGCATAAAGCTACCTGATTTAGTTTTGGTTGATGAAAACGCAGATGTTATAAAAAAAATAGAGTTTGGATATGAGGAGTATCGCCGTAGAAATTAA
- the fdh3B gene encoding formate dehydrogenase FDH3 subunit beta, with translation MSNTRMKFLCDLDRCIDCHGCTVACDSGHELPLDVRRRRVYTLNEGVVGKEYSVSIACMHCTDAPCAQVCPVNCFYIRDDGIVLHDKDTCIACGYCLYACPYGAPQFPRNETKFLPKGVMDKCTMCAGGPEETHSDDEFHKYGQNRIAEGKVPLCAAMCSTKALLVGDKKVVDKIYNDRVELRGYNTGSLGTLDEYPGNSWK, from the coding sequence ATGTCAAATACAAGAATGAAATTTTTATGTGACTTGGATAGGTGCATTGATTGTCATGGCTGCACGGTTGCGTGTGATAGTGGACATGAGTTACCTCTTGATGTAAGAAGAAGAAGAGTTTATACTCTTAATGAAGGTGTTGTTGGTAAGGAGTATTCAGTTTCAATTGCTTGTATGCACTGCACTGATGCTCCTTGTGCGCAAGTTTGTCCGGTAAATTGTTTTTATATAAGAGATGATGGGATAGTTTTACATGACAAAGACACTTGCATAGCTTGTGGATATTGCTTATATGCATGTCCTTATGGAGCACCACAATTTCCTAGAAATGAAACTAAATTTCTACCAAAAGGTGTTATGGATAAATGCACTATGTGTGCTGGAGGACCTGAAGAAACCCATAGTGATGATGAGTTTCATAAATATGGCCAAAACCGTATAGCAGAGGGTAAAGTTCCACTTTGTGCTGCTATGTGTTCTACAAAAGCACTTTTGGTTGGAGATAAAAAAGTTGTTGATAAAATATATAACGACAGAGTTGAGCTTAGGGGTTATAATACAGGTTCTTTAGGAACATTGGATGAATATCCTGGAAATTCTTGGAAGTAA
- a CDS encoding winged helix-turn-helix domain-containing protein yields MEEFILKLANEDKKLSCAAAFKIAKELDIDISEVGKKADEMGIKISNCELGQFGKFKHDIPNDDVEIFLKIKPFLDEKNRINCMEARNIAKQTKGFKAIRGVLKSHKIDVKYCKLGCFKEKKGKKVVVKTKIWIENSDGELLFGKGKTEVLDVIDQTGSIKKAAELLDMNYKKCWNHLKILEKNFDNELFETKPGGGKGAGTSLKPKAHELMKAYKQLQADIEEFSNKRFKELFLNK; encoded by the coding sequence ATGGAAGAGTTTATTTTAAAACTAGCAAATGAAGATAAAAAGCTAAGTTGTGCAGCTGCTTTTAAAATAGCTAAAGAACTAGATATTGATATATCAGAAGTTGGAAAAAAAGCCGATGAAATGGGTATAAAAATTTCTAATTGTGAGCTTGGACAATTTGGTAAATTTAAACATGATATCCCAAATGATGATGTAGAAATTTTTTTAAAAATAAAGCCTTTTTTAGATGAAAAAAATAGAATTAACTGCATGGAAGCAAGAAATATAGCTAAACAAACAAAAGGATTTAAAGCTATAAGAGGTGTTTTAAAAAGTCATAAAATAGATGTTAAATATTGTAAATTAGGTTGTTTTAAAGAAAAGAAAGGAAAAAAAGTGGTTGTAAAAACTAAAATTTGGATAGAAAATAGTGATGGAGAACTTTTGTTTGGTAAGGGTAAAACCGAGGTTTTAGATGTTATTGATCAAACTGGTAGCATAAAAAAAGCTGCAGAATTATTAGATATGAATTATAAAAAATGTTGGAATCATCTAAAAATTTTAGAAAAAAACTTTGACAATGAGCTTTTTGAGACAAAACCAGGTGGTGGAAAAGGAGCAGGAACTTCGCTAAAACCAAAAGCTCATGAACTCATGAAAGCTTATAAGCAACTACAAGCGGACATAGAGGAATTTTCTAATAAAAGATTTAAAGAGCTTTTTTTAAATAAATAA
- the yedF gene encoding sulfurtransferase-like selenium metabolism protein YedF, with protein sequence MKIDCRNLECPAPLIKTKEALESLKIGESLEILVNNIAPRENIKRFLNTNEFSCEISEKNGETLIKTIKTKNLISPSTDGYNCEILPQKRKKVIFLNEDRTGSGEVGKNLLSKFLGAVLNLDNKPVAIICVNNAVFMTTDRSHVSYQVLKKLEESGIKIYSCGSCLEAYKLVDKLSIGEMTNAYEVMQMLSEFEVIKL encoded by the coding sequence ATGAAAATTGATTGTAGAAATTTAGAGTGTCCAGCTCCTTTAATAAAAACAAAAGAGGCGCTAGAAAGTCTTAAAATAGGTGAAAGTTTAGAAATTTTAGTAAATAATATTGCTCCAAGAGAAAATATTAAAAGATTTTTAAACACAAATGAGTTTAGCTGTGAAATAAGTGAAAAAAATGGCGAAACTTTGATAAAGACTATAAAAACAAAAAATCTAATCTCGCCATCAACCGATGGTTATAACTGCGAAATTTTGCCCCAAAAAAGAAAAAAAGTTATATTTTTAAACGAAGATAGAACTGGAAGTGGAGAAGTTGGCAAAAATTTATTAAGCAAATTTTTGGGTGCTGTTTTGAATTTGGACAATAAGCCAGTTGCTATAATTTGTGTAAATAATGCTGTTTTTATGACTACAGATAGATCGCACGTTAGCTATCAAGTTCTTAAAAAACTAGAAGAAAGCGGAATTAAAATTTATAGTTGTGGAAGTTGTCTTGAGGCTTATAAATTAGTTGATAAGTTAAGCATTGGCGAGATGACAAATGCCTATGAAGTAATGCAAATGTTAAGCGAATTTGAAGTGATAAAACTTTGA
- a CDS encoding MoaD/ThiS family protein gives MIRVEFLGPIKKDDLEVKASNLAELKEILNKDESLKEWLEISAVAINDKIISNLDKELKNGDKVSILPPVCGG, from the coding sequence ATGATAAGGGTTGAGTTTTTAGGTCCTATAAAAAAGGATGATTTAGAAGTAAAAGCTTCAAATTTAGCTGAGTTAAAAGAAATTTTAAACAAAGATGAAAGCTTAAAAGAGTGGCTTGAAATATCAGCAGTTGCTATAAATGATAAGATAATAAGTAATTTAGATAAAGAGCTTAAAAATGGAGATAAAGTATCGATTTTACCACCAGTTTGTGGCGGATAA
- a CDS encoding formate dehydrogenase subunit gamma, giving the protein MRKIFILLCSFAGLFAYNEEFKKAIQDNSSVWGKARVENIDTYYNNPFAEWFVWLQSSGFFANLALFAIIAVLVAFVGHYAIVGPKSFSHDHGKVYAFNVIERLTHAVAALSWVILVPTGIIMMFGEEFGGGFFVRLCKNLHGIATILFAIVLPYMFFKWLFRMLPASYDARWAIMVGGYLSKNKKPIPAGKFNLGQKAWFWVCMGGGFVMVITGALMYFLDTQIPVANGAFLGMTQIDILRLSAIIHNILGAACAVFLLVHIYMAVFCIKGSIHAIINGYKEEEEVYILHHYWYQELLRKGKIKPSVFEKEYTNLKPVK; this is encoded by the coding sequence ATGAGAAAAATTTTTATTTTGCTTTGCTCTTTTGCTGGGCTTTTTGCATATAATGAGGAATTTAAAAAAGCAATTCAAGACAATAGCAGCGTTTGGGGAAAAGCTAGGGTTGAAAATATAGACACTTATTACAACAATCCTTTTGCTGAATGGTTTGTTTGGCTTCAAAGTAGTGGTTTTTTTGCAAATTTAGCTTTATTTGCAATAATTGCTGTCTTAGTTGCTTTTGTTGGGCACTATGCTATTGTAGGACCAAAGTCGTTTTCACACGATCATGGTAAGGTTTATGCTTTTAATGTTATAGAAAGGCTTACTCATGCAGTTGCGGCACTTTCTTGGGTTATCCTTGTTCCAACTGGTATTATAATGATGTTTGGAGAGGAATTTGGTGGAGGATTTTTTGTAAGATTATGTAAAAATTTACATGGAATAGCCACTATTTTATTTGCTATAGTTTTACCATATATGTTTTTTAAGTGGCTTTTTAGAATGCTTCCTGCAAGCTATGATGCAAGGTGGGCAATTATGGTAGGTGGATATCTATCAAAGAACAAAAAGCCAATTCCAGCAGGCAAATTCAATCTTGGACAAAAAGCTTGGTTTTGGGTTTGTATGGGTGGTGGATTTGTTATGGTTATAACAGGTGCTTTGATGTATTTTTTAGATACACAAATTCCTGTAGCAAATGGCGCGTTTTTAGGAATGACACAAATAGATATTTTAAGATTAAGCGCTATAATTCATAATATTTTAGGTGCAGCATGTGCTGTATTTTTACTTGTTCATATTTATATGGCAGTATTTTGTATAAAAGGCTCAATCCACGCTATTATAAATGGATACAAAGAAGAAGAAGAAGTTTATATACTTCATCATTATTGGTATCAAGAACTTCTTAGAAAAGGTAAAATTAAACCTTCTGTTTTTGAAAAAGAATATACAAATTTAAAGCCAGTTAAATAA
- a CDS encoding formate dehydrogenase subunit alpha: MSQVDIQSPKIGRRSFLKMAALSGALAGASTLSSAKATREATSNELSNPYPGSKKVRTVCTACSVGCGIIAEVLDGVWVRQEVAEDHPFSVGGHCCKGADMVDMARSSVRLKYPMVKENGKWKRITYKEAIENIGAQLKKYMDENPEQTMFIGSAKMSNEQAYYIRKFAAMYGTNNIDHQARIUHSATVAGVANTWGYGAMTNSLNDIAFSKAIIIFGANPAVNHPVGFRHFLKARENGAVMITIDPRYTHTAAKSDYFAQIRPGTDIAFIYGMLHIIFKNGWQDKEFINNRVYDMESIEKEALKWTPEVVEDVTGVKKETLLKITEVYAKNRPGTLIWAMGLTQHTIGTSNTRLAPILQLALGNAGKSGGGCNILRGHDNVQGASDVGCLSENLPGYYALNETSWRHYANVWKVDYEWLVSRFVSKEMMHKSGFTLSRWWAGVLDGKNGNDKIHNANTSLKALVVMGNGITSTAQQVKVQEGLDNLELLVITDPFVNEAAVITNKKDNIFILPAATQYECSGTVVATNRSAQWRFKAIEPMYESKPDEYFLFELAKKLGFYDEYVRSLGDGKGNFQWPEDATRELTNGLKSIGYTGWTPERIKNHTLHWDKFDKKTLKGFDECKGEYYGLPWPCWTTKHPGTPNLYDITKSVMDGGTGFRNNFGLEHNGISQLAIDGPIGSPINKGYPQITKDNIEEILGITLTDEEKEKMGKSWSTDTSNIIAEKCMEKGIAPYGNARARVRAWNFPDEIPIHREPLHSRRHDLAKKYPSYEDKIDHYRVDTKYKSVQLAKDYSKEFPINLITGRLVNLNGAGMENRASHFLARLTPEMFCDINPNLAKKYGIKDGDMMKISSPEGTWIKVKARFTYAVNEVSVHLPFHFTGVMQGVDMSKNYPTGTRPYAIGESANTVTNYGYDIFCQIPETKGGLCRIEKA; encoded by the coding sequence ATGTCGCAAGTTGATATACAAAGTCCAAAAATTGGACGAAGGTCATTTTTAAAAATGGCAGCATTATCTGGCGCTTTAGCTGGTGCTTCAACTTTAAGTTCAGCCAAAGCTACTAGAGAAGCAACAAGTAATGAACTTTCAAATCCATACCCTGGATCTAAAAAAGTAAGAACTGTTTGTACAGCCTGTTCAGTAGGTTGTGGGATAATAGCTGAGGTTTTAGATGGTGTTTGGGTTAGACAAGAAGTTGCTGAGGATCATCCATTTAGCGTTGGAGGGCACTGCTGTAAAGGTGCTGATATGGTTGATATGGCAAGATCATCAGTTAGGCTTAAATATCCAATGGTAAAAGAAAATGGAAAATGGAAAAGGATAACCTATAAAGAAGCTATTGAAAATATTGGTGCTCAACTGAAAAAATATATGGATGAAAATCCAGAGCAAACCATGTTTATTGGCTCAGCTAAAATGAGCAATGAGCAAGCTTATTATATCCGCAAATTTGCGGCAATGTATGGAACAAATAATATAGATCATCAAGCTAGAATTTGACATAGTGCAACAGTCGCCGGTGTGGCGAATACTTGGGGTTATGGCGCTATGACAAACTCACTTAATGATATAGCCTTTTCAAAAGCTATAATTATATTTGGAGCAAATCCAGCAGTTAATCATCCTGTTGGTTTTAGACATTTTTTAAAAGCAAGAGAAAATGGTGCTGTTATGATAACTATAGATCCTAGATATACTCATACAGCTGCAAAAAGTGATTATTTTGCTCAAATTAGACCAGGAACAGATATAGCTTTTATATATGGAATGCTTCACATAATATTTAAAAACGGCTGGCAAGACAAAGAGTTTATAAATAATCGTGTTTATGATATGGAAAGCATTGAAAAAGAGGCTTTAAAATGGACTCCTGAAGTTGTTGAAGATGTAACTGGAGTAAAAAAAGAAACTTTATTAAAAATTACAGAAGTTTATGCTAAAAATCGCCCAGGAACGCTTATTTGGGCTATGGGTTTAACACAACATACAATAGGCACATCAAACACAAGACTTGCTCCTATTTTACAATTAGCTCTTGGAAATGCGGGTAAATCAGGTGGTGGATGCAATATTTTAAGAGGACATGATAATGTTCAAGGCGCAAGCGATGTAGGTTGTTTGAGTGAAAATTTACCAGGATATTATGCATTAAATGAAACTAGCTGGAGACATTATGCAAACGTTTGGAAAGTAGATTATGAGTGGCTAGTATCACGCTTTGTAAGTAAAGAGATGATGCATAAAAGCGGCTTTACTCTTTCAAGATGGTGGGCAGGTGTATTAGATGGTAAAAATGGAAATGATAAAATTCACAATGCCAACACTAGTCTAAAAGCACTTGTTGTAATGGGTAATGGTATAACATCAACTGCTCAACAAGTAAAAGTTCAAGAAGGACTTGATAATTTAGAGCTTTTAGTTATAACTGATCCTTTTGTAAATGAAGCTGCTGTTATAACAAATAAAAAAGATAATATTTTCATTCTTCCAGCTGCAACTCAATATGAATGTTCAGGTACCGTTGTAGCTACAAATAGAAGTGCTCAATGGAGATTTAAAGCAATTGAGCCAATGTATGAGAGTAAGCCTGATGAGTATTTTTTATTTGAACTTGCTAAAAAACTCGGTTTTTATGATGAGTATGTGAGATCTTTAGGCGATGGAAAAGGAAATTTCCAGTGGCCAGAAGATGCAACAAGAGAATTAACTAATGGACTAAAAAGTATAGGATATACTGGTTGGACTCCTGAGAGAATTAAAAACCACACTCTTCATTGGGATAAATTTGATAAAAAAACATTAAAAGGTTTTGATGAGTGCAAAGGTGAATATTATGGACTTCCTTGGCCATGCTGGACTACAAAACATCCAGGAACTCCAAATTTATATGATATAACTAAGTCTGTAATGGATGGTGGAACTGGTTTTAGAAACAATTTTGGTTTAGAGCATAATGGCATTAGCCAGCTTGCTATAGATGGACCTATTGGTTCACCAATAAATAAAGGCTATCCTCAAATAACAAAAGATAATATTGAAGAGATTTTAGGCATAACATTAACTGATGAAGAAAAAGAGAAAATGGGAAAATCATGGAGTACTGATACAAGCAACATAATTGCTGAAAAATGTATGGAAAAAGGTATCGCTCCTTATGGAAATGCAAGAGCAAGAGTAAGAGCTTGGAATTTCCCTGATGAGATTCCAATTCACAGAGAACCACTTCATTCAAGAAGACATGATTTAGCCAAAAAATATCCAAGTTATGAGGATAAAATAGATCATTACAGAGTTGATACTAAGTATAAAAGCGTTCAACTTGCTAAAGACTATAGTAAAGAGTTCCCTATAAATTTAATTACAGGAAGACTTGTAAATTTAAACGGTGCAGGTATGGAAAATAGAGCAAGCCATTTCTTAGCAAGACTTACGCCTGAAATGTTTTGTGATATAAATCCAAATTTGGCTAAAAAATATGGTATTAAAGATGGTGATATGATGAAAATTTCTAGCCCAGAGGGAACTTGGATAAAGGTAAAAGCTAGATTTACTTATGCGGTAAATGAAGTATCTGTGCATTTGCCATTCCACTTTACTGGTGTAATGCAAGGAGTTGATATGTCTAAGAATTACCCAACTGGAACAAGGCCATACGCAATAGGTGAAAGTGCTAACACAGTTACAAACTATGGATACGATATATTTTGTCAAATTCCTGAAACAAAAGGCGGACTATGCCGCATAGAAAAAGCATAA
- the fdhD gene encoding formate dehydrogenase accessory sulfurtransferase FdhD yields the protein MNPVASTKIIKIKSFEKFDFDDTLVMEVRLNIFLNEKKVISLMATPTDEKALAIGYLISENLINSLNEILDIKIDKDSEFEVNIKFKILNSNDTSIKNLQKNSSVISGCGSAKTANSFLDMKGEAIKNSSTFSSSLILSRMSTFYTECDLYEKTGCVHTAKLFINDSEFYIGEDIAQHNTIDKAVGKAILNKANLENSFLMVSGRLSSEMVAKAIMHKIPLLVSRTAATYLGVVLARKFNLTLCGFARGNSMNIYSFEKRII from the coding sequence ATGAACCCTGTTGCTAGTACCAAAATCATCAAAATTAAATCTTTTGAAAAGTTTGATTTTGATGATACCTTGGTAATGGAAGTTAGACTTAATATTTTTTTAAATGAGAAAAAAGTGATTTCATTAATGGCAACACCAACTGATGAAAAAGCCTTAGCAATTGGGTATTTAATAAGTGAAAATTTAATAAATTCGCTTAATGAAATTTTAGATATTAAAATTGATAAAGATAGTGAATTTGAAGTAAATATTAAATTTAAAATATTAAATTCAAACGATACAAGCATAAAAAATTTACAAAAAAACTCATCTGTAATAAGTGGTTGTGGAAGCGCAAAAACTGCAAATTCATTTTTGGATATGAAAGGTGAGGCTATAAAAAACTCTTCAACTTTTAGTTCAAGTTTAATTTTATCAAGAATGAGTACTTTTTATACAGAGTGCGATTTATATGAAAAAACAGGTTGTGTTCATACAGCAAAACTTTTTATAAATGATAGTGAGTTTTATATAGGCGAAGATATCGCTCAGCATAATACCATAGATAAGGCCGTTGGCAAAGCTATTTTAAATAAAGCAAATTTAGAAAATTCGTTTTTAATGGTAAGTGGAAGATTAAGCTCAGAAATGGTCGCAAAGGCTATAATGCATAAAATTCCACTTCTTGTTTCTAGAACTGCTGCCACATATTTAGGAGTAGTGTTAGCTAGGAAATTTAATCTTACGCTTTGTGGTTTTGCAAGAGGAAACTCTATGAATATTTATAGTTTTGAAAAAAGGATAATTTAA